Proteins from a genomic interval of Gadus morhua chromosome 21, gadMor3.0, whole genome shotgun sequence:
- the tmem181 gene encoding transmembrane protein 181 isoform X2, whose translation MDLLAPMRLYTLSKRHFVLVFVVFLLCFGLTVLIGVSGPKVINEQHNADQLLLKNHSVKTVPFNLKSEPLTTYNQQLWLTCAMKVVHRNVVAFEQPFELNVVLNGVMPDGSVTHISNNVHQKSRTLHCLDTCDEIIVVHLGYLNYTCYQIAVSFKGLENVTYDFKVDFVWKTYNPTFSQVEIWFRFVFVVLTFMVTCLFAHSLRKFSMRDWGIEQKWMSILLPLLLLYNDPFFPLSFLVNSWFPGMLDTFFQALFLCALLLFWLCVYHGIRVQGERRFLTFYMPKLVIVGLLWLAAVTLGIWQTVNELQDPTYQYKVDISNFEGMKIFFLIVVALYILYLIFLVVRACSELKNMPYSDLRLRFLTSLTLVVLIISMVILYLRFGAKALQDNFVAELSTHYQNSAEFLSFYGLLNFYLYTLAFVYSPSTNALYDSQLKDNPAFSMLNDSDDEVIYGSDYEEMPLQNGRAIKATAKYQDESDSD comes from the exons GTCCTAAAGTCATCAATGAGCAGCACAATGCTGATCAGTTGCTTCTGAAGAACCACTCTGTAAAG ACGGTGCCATTTAATTTGAAGTCGGAGCCTCTCACCACCTACAACCAGCAGCTCTGGCTGACCTGTGCGATGAAAGTGGTTCATCGCAATG TGGTGGCCTTCGAGCAGCCCTTTGAGCTCAACGTGGTGCTGAATGGAGTGATGCCGGACGGCAGCGTCACACACATCAGCAACAACGTGCATCAGAAGTCACGCACGCTGCACTGCCTCGAC ACATGTGATGAGATCATCGTAGTGCACCTTGGGTACCTGAACTACACCTGCTATCAGATCGCTGTGAGCTTCAAAGGTCTTGAGAATGTCACGTATGACTTCAAGGTTGATTTTGTG TGGAAAACATACAATCCAACCTTCTCTCAAGTGGAAATCTGGTTCCGGTTTGTTTTTGTAGTCCTGACTTTCATGGTCACG TGTTTGTTTGCTCATTCTCTGAGGAAGTTCTCCATGAGGGACTGGGGGATAGAGCAGAAGTGGATGTCAATCCTcctgcctctgctgctgctctacaACG ACCCCTTCTTCCCGCTGTCCTTCCTGGTCAACAGCTGGTTCCCAGGGATGCTGGACACCTTCTTCCAGGCTCTCTTCCTCTGTGCCCTGCTGCTTTTCTGGCTCTGCGTCTACCATGGCATCCGGGTCCAG GGGGAGAGAAGATTCCTCACCTTCTACATGCCCAAACTGGTCATCGTTGGTCTGCTGTGGCTTGCGGCCGTCACACTGGGGATATGGCAAAC AGTCAATGAACTCCAGGATCCCACTTACCAATACAAAGTCGACATATCCAACTTCGAG GGCATGAAGATCTTCTTCCTGATTGTGGTAGCGCTTTACATCCTCTACCTCATCTTCCTGGTGGTCAGAGCTTGTTCAGAACTCAAGAACATGCCCTACTCAG ATCTCCGGCTGAGGTTTTTGACATCTTTGACCCTTGTGGTGCTAATTATAAG TATGGTCATACTCTACCTGCGGTTCGGTGCCAAGGCTCTTCAAGACAACTTTGTGGCTGAGCTGTCCACCCACTACCAAAACT CCGCCGAATTTTTATCTTTCTACGGCCTGCTCAACTTTTATTTGTACACACTAGCGTTTGTGTACTCTCCTTCTACAAATGCTCTTTATG ACTCCCAGTTGAAGGACAACCCTGCTTTCTCCATGCTCAACGACTCAGATGATGAAGTGATATATGG GAGTGACTATGAAGAGATGCCCCTGCAGAACGGCCGCGCCATTAAAGCAACTGCCAAGTACCAGGACGAGAGTGACAGTGACTGA
- the dynlt1b gene encoding dynein light chain Tctex-type 1: MGISQRTEAVGTRRRLPRRRSGDLCPAAQRGQAMEEDQAAEETAFVVEEVSTIIKESVEGVIGANGYQHSRVHQWTNNVVEQCLSQLGKLNKPFKYIVTCIIMQKNGAGLQTASTCFWDNTTDGSCTVRWENKTMYCIMSVFGLAI, from the exons atggggatcagtcaacggacggaggcagtgggcacgagaAGGAGGCTACCGCGCAGGCGCAGTGGTGATCTCTGCCCTGCGGCGCAGAGAGGTCAGGCGATGGAAGAGGACCAAGCAGCGGAGGAG ACCGCCTTCGTCGTCGAAGAGGTGAGCACCATAATTAAAGAG TCTGTAGAGGGGGTGATTGGGGCGAATGGCTACCAGCACAGCAGGGTGCACCAGTGGACCAATAATGTGGTGGAGCAGTGTCTGAGTCAGCTGGGCAAGCTGAACAAACCCTTCAAGTACATCG TGACCTGTATCATCATGCAGAAGAACGGAGCAGGTCTGCAGACAGCCAGTACCTGCTTCTGGGACAACACCACTGATG GAAGCTGCACAGTGAGATGGGAGAACAAGACCATGTACTGCATCATGAGCGTGTTCGGCCTGGCCATCTGA
- the gtf2h5 gene encoding general transcription factor IIH subunit 5, whose translation MVNVLKGVLVECDPAMKQFLLYLDETSALGKKFIIQDLDDTHVFILAEVVQTLQERVGELMDQNSFPMTQK comes from the exons ATGGTCAACGTGCTGAAGGGAGTTCTGGTCGAATG TGACCCTGCTATGAAGCAATTCCTCTTATACCTGGACGAGACCTCTGCACTAGGAAAAAAGTTCATTATCCAGGACCTTGATGACACGCACGTCTTCATTCTGGCAGAGGTGGTTCAGACCCTCCAGGAGAGAGTGGGCGAGCTCATGGACCAGAACTCATTCCCAATGACTCAGAAATAA
- the hsf2 gene encoding heat shock factor protein 2: MKNNATVPAFLTKLWTLVEDEDSDGLIRWSQEGNSFLVLDEQRFAKETLPRFFKHNNMASFIRQLNMYGFRKVMHIDTGVVKQERDGPVEFQHPYFKHGQDDLLENIKRKVSNTRPEESKIRQEDLSKILASVQNVHGKQETMDSRLSALKRENEALWQEISDLRQKHVHQQQLIKKLIHFIVTLVQNNRIINLKRKRPILMNASGKKPKYIHQIYDDNSPVNSLNEISEDVIICDVTDEEAEGPARVLEQCDGITTEVDFDCCTVLPAETEVSTSSRDELPPPSGVEEEEEEEEEEEGQRCWGSSSSALQLNKPSPSLSMEDPMKMMDSILKESGAVSQNINLLGKLELMDYLDSIDCSLEDFTAMFYGKHFSIDPDPLEETATVKEPPEELNRGKDGLSSTTHQLIQYTSSPLLAFLDGCGPSSELELGGGFQSSLTSVQAEPPTDILEASPTPSPPSATVRLEPLTEAEASQTSLFYLCELPPASPLLDGV, from the exons ATGAAGAACAACGCCACGGTGCCTGCCTTCCTGACCAAGCTGTGGACGCTGGTAGAGGATGAGGACAGCGACGGGCTGATCCGCTGGAGCCAG GAGGGTAACAGTTTCCTTGTGTTGGATGAGCAGCGTTTCGCCAAAGAGACCCTCCCAAGGTTCTTCAAGCACAACAACATGGCCAGCTTCATCAGACAACTCAACATGT ACGGGTTCCGTAAAGTCATGCACATTGACACCGGTGTGGTGAAGCAGGAGAGAGACGGGCCGGTGGAGTTTCAACACCCCTACTTCAAACACGGACAGGACGACCTGCTGGAGAACATCAAGAGGAAG GTTTCCAACACTCGTCCAGAAGAGAGTAAAATCAGACAGGAGGATCTGAGCAAGATCCTGGCCAGTGTGCAGAATGTCCACGGCAAACAAGAAACTATGGACAGCCGACTCTCTGCGTTGAAAAG GGAGAATGAGGCACTATGGCAGGAGATCTCCGACCTAAGACAGAAACATgtccaccaacaacaactgatCAAAAAG TTGATACATTTCATTGTAACTTTGGTACAGAACAACCGAATTATTAATTTAAAGCGTAAAAG GCCAATCCTTATGAACGCCAGTGGAAAGAAGCCGAAATACATCCATCAGATCTATGATGACAAT TCACCGGTCAACAGCCTCAATGAGATCTCTGAAGACGTCATCATCTGTGATGTCACTGATGAGGAGGCAGAAGGGCCCGCCAGAGTCCTCGAGCAATG CGATGGGATCACGACGGAGGTGGACTTTGACTGCTGCACCGTCCTGCCCGCCGAGACGGAGGTGAGCACCAGCTCCAGAGACgagcttccccccccctcgggggtggaggaggaggaggaggaggaggaagaggaggagggacagaggtgctggggcagcagcagcagtgcccTGCAGCTCAACAAACCGTCGCCGAGCCTGTCCATGGAGGACCCTATGAAGATGATGGATTCCATCCTGAAGGAGAGCGGGGCCGTCTCCCAGAACATCAACCTGCTGGGGAA GCTGGAGCTTATGGACTACCTGGACAGCATCGACTGCAGTCTGGAGGACTTCACGGCCATGTTCTACGGAAAGCACTTCAGCATTGACCCTGACCCCCTGGAG GAGACTGCAACAGTTAAAGAACCCCCAGAAGAGCTGAACAGAGGCAAAGACGGGCTCAGCAGTACAA CCCACCAGTTGATCCAgtacacctcctcccctctgctggCCTTCCTGGACGGCTGCGGCCCCAGCAGCGAACTTGAGCTTGGCGGGGGCTTCCAATCGTCCCTGACCTCGGTCCAGGCCGAGCCCCCCACAGACATCCTGGAGGCCTCgccgaccccctccccccccagtgcCACGGTGCGCCTGGAGCCCCTGACAGAGGCGGAGGCCAGCCAGACGTCTCTGTTCTACCTGTGTGAACTGCCCCCCGCCAGCCCCCTGCTGGACGGCGTCTGA
- the serinc1 gene encoding serine incorporator 1, which translates to MGAVLGLCSMASWIPCLCGSAPCLLCRCCPSGNNSTVTRLIYAFFLMLGVGVACIMLMPGMEAHLNNIPGFCEGGMGSSLPGVKGHVNCDVLVGYKAVYRTCFGMAMFFLLFSLLMIKVRSSQDPRASLHNGFWFFKFATVVAITVGAFFIPEGSFTTVWFYVGMAGAFCFILIQLVLLIDFAHSWNESWVEKMEEGNSRCWYAALLSATTLNYLVSLVSLVVFYVYYTHPEGCTENKVFISINMLLCLGASVVSVLPQIQESQPRSGLLQSSLVTLYTMYLTWSAMTNEPDRNCNPSLLGIIGLNSTAPAGQEHATVQWWDAQGIVGLLLFLMCVLYSSIRNSSTSQMNKLTLASDESALMEDGPHSDNFQEGGSDGQSRATDNEKDGVTYSYSFFHFMLFLASLYIMMTLTNWYSPEADYQTMTSRWPAVWVKMCSSWICMALYVWTLVAPLVLVNRDFD; encoded by the exons ATGGGAGCGGTTCTTGGGCTGTGCTCCATGGCGAGCTGG ATCCCCTGTCTGTGTGGGAGCGCGCCCTGCCTACTCTGTCGCTGCTGTCCGAGTGGGAACAACTCCACCGTCACCCGGCTGATCTACGCCTTCTTCCTGATGCTGGGCGTGGGCGTGGCCTGCATCATGCTGATGCCCGGCATGGAGGCGCATCTCAACAAC ATCCCCGGCTTCTGCGAAGGAGGGATGGGGTCATCGCTGCCTGGGGTGAAGGGCCACGTGAACTGTGACGTGCTGGTGGGCTACAAGGCGGTGTACCGCACCTGCTTCGGCATGGCCATGTTCTTCCTGCTCTTCTCTCTGCTCATGATCAAGGTCCGCAGCAGCCAAGACCCGCGGGCTTCGCTGCACAACGG GTTCTGGTTCTTTAAGTTTGCTACGGTTGTTGCCATCACCGTCGGAGCTTTCTTCATCCCCGAGGGATCCTTCACTACTG TGTGGTTCTACGTGGGCATGGCCGGGGCCTTCTGCTTCATCCTCATCCAGCTGGTGCTGCTCATCGACTTCGCCCACTCCTGGAATGAGTCCTgggtggagaagatggaggagggaaACTCGCGCTGTTGGTATGCAG CGCTGCTGTCCGCCACCACGCTCAACTACCTGGTGTCTCTGGTGTCCCTTGTGGTGTTCTACGTGTACTACACGCATCCCGAGGGCTGCACCGAGAACAAGGTCTTCATCAGCATCAACATGCTGCTGTGCCTGGGCGCCTCGGTGGTGTCAGTGCTGCCTCAGATCCAG GAGTCCCAGCCGCGGTCGGGCCTACTGCAGTCGTCTCTGGTCACCCTCTACACCATGTACCTCACCTGGTCCGCCATGACCAATGAGCCCG ACAGGAACTGCAACCCCAGCCTCCTGGGGATCATCGGTCTAAACAGCACCGCCCCGGCGGGGCAGGAGCACGCGACGGTGCAGTGGTGGGACGCCCAGGGCATCGTGgggctgctcctcttcctcatgtgTGTCCTCTACTCCAG CATCCGCAACTCGTCCACCTCGCAGATGAACAAGCTGACCCTGGCCAGCGACGAGTCGGCTCTGATGGAGGACGGGCCGCACTCCGACAACTTCCAGGAGGGCGGCAGCGACGGGCAGTCCCGGGCCACAGACAACGAGAAGGATGGGGTCACCTACTCCtactccttcttccacttcatGCTGTTCCTTGCCTCGCTGTACATCATGATGACCCTCACCAACTGGTACAG CCCTGAGGCCGACTACCAGACCATGACCAGCCGCTGGCCCGCCGTGTGGGTCAAGATGTGCTCCAGCTGGATCTGCATGGCCCTCTACGTGTGGACCCTGGTGGCGCCGCTGGTCCTGGTCAACCGAGACTTCGACTGA